In one window of Arthrobacter pascens DNA:
- a CDS encoding CapA family protein, with amino-acid sequence MSSARTYNGAMGNGFVRAAVRAGGAVSAITLAAVLAGCGLIAEENAKATPAVSASGAGTVRPGASPAPTPTPTPTPTPGAGPACSTLRCTSVLVTGDMLVHTQLWQQAREDAAAAGKPGLDFVPLLEGQRRYIQASDLAICHQETPVAGPDGPFSAYPSFNVPPQIVTAAKAVGYQACTTASNHTIDRGTDGLLRTLDALDAAGLKHTGSYRTEAESQGILMLQTKAARIAVIEGAYGLNGQYPEYAWQVDMLDAPTMIAKAQKARALGADIVLGVMHAGDEYASEANAQQKEVAHALVDSGQFTMIYGHHTHSVLPIENYKGTWIVYGLGNGITELSPWYVVNNEGLLVRAQFSQDASGKWAASDLAWTPSVIVRGPYRWCSVASDAPQGTCSTPDADAATRLRTATVVESMGAAAAGAHELLITKER; translated from the coding sequence ATGAGTAGCGCGCGAACCTACAATGGCGCTATGGGGAACGGGTTTGTCAGGGCTGCCGTCCGCGCCGGCGGGGCGGTTTCTGCAATCACACTTGCGGCGGTCCTTGCTGGCTGCGGCCTCATCGCGGAGGAAAACGCCAAGGCAACGCCGGCCGTATCCGCCAGCGGGGCGGGAACTGTCCGGCCTGGCGCTTCTCCGGCTCCGACGCCCACCCCAACCCCAACCCCCACGCCGGGGGCCGGCCCAGCCTGTTCAACGCTGCGCTGCACCAGCGTCCTGGTGACAGGGGACATGCTGGTTCACACCCAGTTGTGGCAGCAGGCGCGTGAAGACGCGGCTGCCGCCGGCAAGCCGGGACTTGACTTCGTTCCGCTCCTGGAAGGCCAACGCAGGTACATCCAGGCCAGCGACCTCGCCATCTGCCATCAGGAGACGCCTGTAGCCGGGCCGGACGGACCGTTTTCGGCATATCCGTCTTTCAACGTTCCGCCGCAGATTGTCACCGCCGCCAAGGCGGTGGGTTACCAGGCCTGCACTACCGCCAGCAACCACACCATCGATCGGGGCACGGACGGGCTGCTGCGCACCCTCGATGCCCTGGACGCCGCAGGGCTGAAGCATACTGGTTCCTACCGCACCGAGGCCGAGTCGCAGGGAATCCTCATGCTGCAGACCAAGGCAGCCAGGATCGCCGTCATCGAGGGGGCCTACGGCCTCAACGGACAGTACCCCGAGTACGCCTGGCAGGTGGACATGCTGGATGCGCCCACCATGATCGCCAAGGCGCAAAAAGCGCGGGCACTGGGCGCGGATATTGTGCTGGGAGTCATGCACGCGGGGGATGAGTATGCCAGCGAAGCCAACGCCCAGCAAAAGGAAGTGGCCCACGCACTGGTGGACAGCGGCCAGTTCACGATGATCTACGGACATCACACCCATTCCGTGCTGCCCATCGAGAACTACAAGGGCACCTGGATCGTGTACGGCCTGGGTAACGGGATCACGGAACTTTCGCCCTGGTACGTCGTCAACAACGAAGGGCTGCTGGTACGGGCGCAGTTCAGCCAGGATGCCTCAGGCAAATGGGCGGCGTCCGATCTGGCCTGGACTCCCTCCGTGATTGTCCGCGGCCCCTACCGCTGGTGCTCGGTGGCATCGGACGCACCGCAAGGAACCTGCTCCACGCCGGACGCCGACGCAGCAACGAGGCTCCGGACTGCCACCGTGGTTGAATCCATGGGGGCGGCCGCTGCCGGAGCCCACGAACTCCTGATCACCAAGGAACGCTGA
- the pdxS gene encoding pyridoxal 5'-phosphate synthase lyase subunit PdxS, with the protein MSTPDVSSEAGSSPNSVTGSKRVKRGMAEMLKGGVIMDVVNVEQARIAEDAGAVAVMALERVPADIRAQGGVSRMSDPDMIDKIIDAVSVPVMAKARIGHFVEAQILQSLGVDYIDESEVLTPADYANHIDKWEFTVPFVCGATNLGEALRRINEGAAMIRSKGEAGTGDVSNATTHMRQIRAELRRLSSLPEDELYVAAKELQAPYELVKEVALTGKLPVVLFTAGGIATPADAAMMMQLGADGVFVGSGIFKSGNPAQRAAAVVKATTFFDDPDVIAKASRGLGEAMVGINVDEIPQPHRLAERGW; encoded by the coding sequence GTGTCTACACCTGATGTAAGCAGCGAAGCCGGTTCGTCCCCGAACAGCGTCACGGGCAGCAAGCGCGTCAAGCGCGGCATGGCTGAGATGCTCAAGGGCGGCGTCATCATGGACGTCGTCAACGTCGAGCAGGCCCGCATCGCCGAAGATGCCGGTGCCGTTGCAGTGATGGCGCTGGAACGCGTTCCCGCCGATATACGTGCCCAGGGCGGCGTGTCCCGGATGTCGGATCCTGACATGATCGACAAGATCATCGATGCCGTGTCCGTGCCGGTCATGGCCAAGGCCCGGATCGGCCACTTCGTCGAGGCGCAGATCCTGCAGTCCCTGGGCGTGGACTACATTGACGAGTCCGAGGTCCTGACCCCGGCTGACTACGCCAACCACATCGACAAATGGGAATTCACCGTTCCCTTCGTCTGCGGTGCCACCAACCTGGGTGAGGCTCTGCGCCGCATCAATGAGGGCGCGGCGATGATCCGGTCCAAGGGCGAGGCCGGCACCGGCGACGTCTCCAACGCCACTACCCACATGCGCCAGATCCGTGCCGAACTGCGCAGGCTCTCCTCCCTGCCGGAGGACGAGCTCTACGTCGCCGCCAAGGAACTGCAGGCGCCGTACGAGCTGGTCAAGGAAGTCGCCCTGACAGGCAAGCTTCCGGTCGTGCTGTTCACCGCCGGCGGCATCGCCACCCCCGCTGACGCGGCCATGATGATGCAGCTCGGCGCTGACGGTGTGTTCGTCGGCTCCGGCATCTTCAAGTCCGGCAACCCGGCCCAGCGCGCCGCCGCCGTCGTCAAGGCCACCACGTTCTTCGATGACCCTGACGTCATCGCCAAGGCCTCCCGCGGCCTCGGCGAAGCCATGGTGGGCATCAACGTCGACGAGATCCCGCAGCCGCACCGCCTCGCCGAGCGCGGCTGGTAG
- a CDS encoding YebC/PmpR family DNA-binding transcriptional regulator: MSGHSKWATTKHKKAILDSRRAKSFAKLIKNIEVAARMGGPDLSGNPSLELAVTKAKKTSVPADNIDRAIKRGAGLTGEVVDYTEIMYEARGPQGSALLIECLTDNKNRAASEVRLAISRNGGTIADPGSVSYLFSRKGVVSLPKKELTEDDVLMAVLDAGAEEVKDNGETFEIHSDPKDLQAVRDALKDAGIEYDTDEAEFVPSMEVPLDLDAAKKFMKLVDALEDLDDVQNVYSNADLSDEVQAALDAE; the protein is encoded by the coding sequence ATGTCAGGCCACTCCAAATGGGCAACGACCAAGCACAAGAAGGCCATCCTCGATAGCCGCCGCGCCAAGTCGTTTGCCAAGCTGATCAAGAACATCGAAGTCGCGGCACGCATGGGCGGCCCGGACCTGTCCGGCAACCCGAGCCTGGAACTTGCCGTGACCAAGGCCAAGAAGACATCGGTTCCCGCTGACAACATCGACCGCGCCATCAAGCGCGGTGCCGGCCTGACCGGTGAAGTGGTGGACTACACCGAGATCATGTACGAGGCCCGCGGTCCGCAGGGGTCAGCGCTCCTCATCGAGTGCCTCACGGACAACAAGAACCGGGCTGCCTCCGAAGTCCGGCTGGCCATCTCACGCAACGGCGGCACCATCGCCGATCCCGGCTCCGTCAGCTATCTCTTCAGCCGCAAGGGCGTCGTGTCCCTGCCCAAGAAGGAACTGACCGAGGACGACGTCCTGATGGCCGTCCTTGACGCCGGCGCCGAGGAAGTCAAAGACAACGGCGAGACGTTTGAAATCCACTCGGATCCGAAGGATCTCCAGGCTGTCCGTGACGCCCTCAAGGACGCCGGGATCGAATACGACACCGATGAGGCCGAGTTCGTGCCCTCGATGGAAGTTCCCCTTGACCTGGATGCGGCCAAGAAATTCATGAAGCTGGTGGACGCCCTGGAAGACCTCGACGACGTCCAGAACGTCTACAGCAACGCCGACCTCAGCGACGAAGTCCAGGCCGCCCTGGACGCCGAGTGA
- the pdxT gene encoding pyridoxal 5'-phosphate synthase glutaminase subunit PdxT, which yields MTNPLSAASARVGSGLRIGVLALQGDFREHLRSVEETGASGVGIRRPAELEGLDGLIIPGGESTTIDKLARAFDLAEPLRARIKDGLPVYGSCAGMILLADEIADPATDLAGEPQQTFGGLDITVRRNAFGRQRESFETDLDFKSLDFSATDDGVAPVHAVFIRGPWVERVGSEVEVLAQVEPADPAHASHAAPLPGTARIVAVRSGHLLATSFHPEVTGEKRVHELFIRMIRGEA from the coding sequence ATGACAAACCCCCTTTCGGCAGCTTCCGCACGTGTGGGCTCAGGCCTGCGAATCGGCGTCCTGGCACTCCAGGGCGACTTCCGGGAGCACCTTCGGTCTGTGGAGGAGACCGGTGCTTCCGGCGTCGGAATCCGCCGCCCTGCGGAGCTGGAGGGCCTTGACGGCCTGATCATCCCCGGCGGTGAATCGACCACGATCGACAAACTGGCACGCGCCTTTGACCTGGCGGAACCGCTCAGGGCACGAATCAAGGACGGCCTGCCGGTCTACGGCTCGTGCGCGGGCATGATCCTGCTCGCCGACGAGATTGCCGACCCCGCCACAGACCTTGCGGGCGAACCGCAGCAAACCTTCGGCGGCCTGGACATCACTGTGCGCCGCAACGCCTTCGGCCGGCAGCGCGAGTCCTTTGAAACTGACCTTGATTTCAAAAGCCTTGACTTCAGCGCAACCGACGACGGCGTCGCGCCCGTCCACGCTGTCTTCATCCGCGGACCGTGGGTGGAGCGGGTCGGCTCGGAGGTGGAGGTCCTCGCCCAGGTGGAGCCGGCAGACCCTGCCCATGCGTCCCACGCCGCCCCGCTGCCGGGGACGGCTAGAATTGTTGCAGTGCGTTCGGGCCACCTGCTGGCCACCTCCTTCCACCCGGAAGTGACTGGGGAAAAACGCGTACACGAACTTTTTATCCGAATGATCAGAGGAGAAGCGTAA
- a CDS encoding M3 family metallopeptidase: MTNPLLSRSPLPYGLPPFAGIHASHYAEAVDAGLAKHLEEIQAIVDNSEPASFTNTAVAMERSGRLLERATASFFTLVSADASDAIRDLETELSPRLSAHEDDIFLNRALFDRFAAIDTTNCDAESARLVEEYLKEFRQSGIHLEVAGQEQLKAVNAELSRLGTEFGQRVKEAMKSAALLLDSEDELTGLPADDVASAAEAARVAGHDGKFLLTLIQPTNQPAMAALENREVRRRLFEASVSRGSDSGDLDVLALARSMARLRAEKAALLGFANYAELEADRQTAPDFEAVQTMLGRLAPAAVRNADAEAAALAEIAGHPLETWDWAFYSAKVRREKYAVDEQALRPYFELDRVLRDGIFHAATSLYGITFHERGDLAGYHPDVRVWEVRNEDGSGLGLFLGDYYTRETKRGGAWMNCLVEQSGLLGTKAVVINNLNISKPPAGEPTLLTLDELRAAFHEFGHALHGLLSSVTYPRFSGTSVPRDFVEYPSQVNEMWILWPEVLANYARHYATGEQLPQDVVDKLNKSRLWGEGFATTEYLGAALLDLAWHVLEPGNVPEDALEFEAKALAAAGIAHPLIPPRYRTGYFQHIFAGAGYAAGYYSYIWSEVLDAETVDWFTENGGMTRANGERFRQELLSRGNSRDPLESFRILRGRDARLEPLLKRRGLE; this comes from the coding sequence ATGACAAATCCCCTGCTGAGCCGCAGTCCCTTGCCCTACGGGCTCCCGCCGTTTGCCGGCATCCACGCCTCACACTATGCCGAGGCAGTGGATGCGGGGCTCGCCAAACACCTGGAAGAGATCCAGGCAATCGTGGACAATTCGGAACCGGCGTCTTTCACCAACACGGCCGTGGCCATGGAGCGCTCCGGCCGCCTGCTGGAGCGGGCCACGGCATCATTCTTCACGCTCGTATCAGCCGATGCCTCCGACGCCATCCGTGACCTGGAGACGGAATTGTCCCCGCGCCTGTCAGCCCATGAGGATGACATCTTCCTCAACCGGGCCCTATTTGACCGCTTTGCCGCGATAGACACAACGAACTGCGACGCCGAATCCGCTCGACTGGTGGAGGAGTATCTCAAGGAATTCCGGCAGTCAGGGATCCATCTGGAAGTCGCCGGCCAGGAACAGCTGAAAGCGGTCAACGCAGAGCTGTCCCGACTGGGCACGGAATTCGGCCAGCGGGTGAAGGAGGCCATGAAATCCGCAGCCCTCCTCCTTGATAGCGAAGATGAGCTGACAGGCCTGCCGGCCGACGACGTTGCCAGCGCAGCGGAAGCCGCACGCGTAGCTGGCCATGACGGCAAATTCCTGCTGACCCTCATCCAGCCCACCAACCAGCCGGCCATGGCCGCGCTCGAAAACAGGGAGGTCCGGCGTCGGCTGTTTGAAGCGTCCGTCAGCCGAGGGAGCGACAGCGGCGACCTCGATGTCCTGGCGCTGGCCAGGTCCATGGCCCGACTCCGGGCCGAAAAGGCCGCCCTCCTGGGATTCGCAAACTACGCGGAACTCGAAGCGGACCGGCAGACGGCGCCCGACTTTGAAGCTGTCCAGACCATGCTCGGGCGGCTGGCACCGGCCGCGGTCCGTAACGCCGACGCAGAGGCGGCCGCCCTGGCGGAGATCGCCGGGCACCCGTTGGAAACATGGGACTGGGCGTTCTACTCCGCCAAGGTCCGCCGGGAGAAATACGCCGTCGATGAGCAGGCCCTCAGGCCCTACTTCGAGCTGGACAGGGTGCTGCGGGATGGCATCTTCCATGCGGCCACCTCGCTGTACGGCATCACTTTCCACGAACGGGGAGACCTTGCCGGCTACCACCCGGACGTCCGCGTCTGGGAGGTCCGGAACGAGGACGGCAGCGGGCTGGGCCTGTTCCTGGGGGACTATTACACCAGGGAAACGAAGCGCGGCGGGGCATGGATGAACTGCCTCGTTGAACAATCCGGCCTGCTGGGCACCAAGGCAGTGGTCATCAACAACCTGAACATCTCCAAGCCGCCGGCGGGCGAGCCGACGCTCCTGACGCTGGATGAACTGCGGGCGGCATTCCACGAATTCGGCCACGCGTTGCACGGACTCCTGTCCAGCGTGACGTACCCCCGTTTTTCCGGGACCTCGGTACCCCGAGACTTCGTGGAATATCCGTCACAGGTCAACGAGATGTGGATCCTCTGGCCCGAGGTCCTGGCGAACTATGCCCGCCACTACGCGACCGGAGAGCAGCTCCCGCAGGACGTCGTGGACAAGCTGAACAAGTCCCGACTCTGGGGTGAGGGCTTCGCGACCACTGAATACCTCGGCGCGGCGCTGCTGGACCTGGCCTGGCATGTGCTGGAGCCCGGCAACGTCCCCGAGGACGCCCTCGAGTTCGAGGCGAAGGCCCTGGCCGCCGCGGGTATTGCCCATCCGCTGATCCCGCCGCGGTACCGCACCGGCTACTTCCAGCACATCTTCGCGGGCGCAGGCTACGCCGCCGGCTACTACTCCTACATCTGGAGTGAAGTGCTCGACGCCGAAACGGTGGACTGGTTCACGGAAAACGGCGGCATGACCCGCGCCAACGGGGAACGGTTCCGCCAGGAACTCCTGTCCCGGGGCAACAGCCGCGATCCCCTGGAGTCCTTCCGCATCCTGCGCGGCCGCGACGCCAGACTGGAGCCCCTCCTAAAGCGCCGCGGCCTCGAATAG
- a CDS encoding type 1 glutamine amidotransferase — protein MTAESTGSGSGSKGTIRVVQLYPRDMNIYGDWGNALVVRQRLKWHGYTPELLEYNVGDEFPEDVDILLGGGGQDSGQLVIQDDLQSRADLLTGLAEDGAPMLLICGLYQLFGKFFKTRSGPVIPGVGILDVETHGTDERLIGNVKVLTEEFGEVLGYENHSGQTTLGSGVRPLGTVAKGTGNNSSDGHEGARYRNIVASYLHGSLLPKNPAISDFLIRTAAERKYGAFIPGTPDDHYAVLAREHAARRPR, from the coding sequence ATGACCGCTGAATCAACCGGAAGCGGATCCGGCAGCAAGGGCACCATTCGCGTCGTGCAGCTGTACCCGCGGGACATGAACATCTACGGCGACTGGGGTAACGCCCTGGTGGTCCGCCAGCGCCTCAAATGGCACGGCTACACGCCTGAGCTCCTGGAATACAACGTGGGCGACGAATTTCCGGAAGACGTCGACATCCTTCTGGGTGGCGGGGGCCAGGACAGCGGACAGCTGGTCATCCAGGATGACCTGCAGTCACGCGCGGATCTCCTCACCGGCCTCGCAGAGGACGGAGCCCCCATGCTGCTCATCTGCGGGCTCTACCAACTGTTCGGCAAGTTCTTCAAAACCCGTTCCGGCCCCGTGATTCCGGGTGTCGGCATCCTCGACGTCGAGACACATGGCACCGATGAGCGGCTTATCGGCAACGTCAAAGTGTTAACTGAAGAGTTTGGCGAAGTGCTGGGCTACGAGAACCACAGCGGCCAGACCACGTTGGGCAGCGGTGTGCGTCCGTTGGGCACCGTGGCCAAGGGAACTGGTAACAACAGCAGCGACGGCCACGAAGGTGCCCGCTACCGCAACATCGTGGCAAGCTACCTGCACGGGTCCCTCCTGCCCAAGAACCCCGCCATTTCCGACTTCCTGATTCGCACTGCCGCCGAAAGAAAATACGGGGCCTTCATCCCTGGAACCCCGGACGACCACTACGCCGTGCTGGCCCGGGAACACGCGGCCCGCCGTCCGCGCTAA
- a CDS encoding IS110 family transposase, whose product MPAVWVGIDSGKRAHHCVVIDQAGKVLLSTRVENDEGVLLGLIAKVAEVAAGGEVCWATDLNAGGAALLIELLAAHAQQLLYIPGRIVHHAAATYRGDGKTDAKDARIIADQARMRTDLQPVRRADQISVDLRLLTARRTDLICDRVRAINRLRATLLEYFPALEGAFDYSKKAPLILLGGYQTPEAIRRIGLSRLAGWLKKRGCRNSAKMAEKALIAANSQHTVLPTQSTGSALAVRLAEQISAIDAEIDDVDTQITNLFHQHDSADVLLSMPGFGPVLAATFLANIGGNLKGFDNVDRLASVAGLAPVPRDSGRISGNLHRPRRFNRRLLRTCYLAALSSLKNSPASRTYYDRKRSEGKSHKQALIALARRRMNVLWAMLRDHTIYQEPMARISAQAA is encoded by the coding sequence ATGCCGGCGGTTTGGGTGGGAATCGACTCGGGCAAGCGGGCTCATCATTGCGTAGTGATCGATCAGGCCGGGAAGGTCCTGCTCTCGACACGGGTTGAAAACGACGAGGGCGTGCTCCTCGGCCTCATAGCCAAGGTTGCGGAGGTCGCGGCCGGTGGAGAGGTCTGTTGGGCGACGGATTTGAACGCTGGAGGCGCCGCGCTGCTGATCGAGCTACTGGCCGCGCATGCACAGCAGTTGCTTTATATCCCCGGACGGATCGTGCACCACGCCGCAGCAACTTACCGCGGTGATGGCAAGACGGATGCGAAAGACGCCAGGATCATCGCCGATCAGGCGCGGATGCGCACCGATCTGCAGCCCGTCCGTCGTGCGGACCAGATCAGTGTGGACCTGCGGCTCCTTACGGCGCGGCGCACGGATCTGATCTGTGACCGAGTCCGAGCAATCAACCGGCTCCGCGCCACCTTGCTGGAATACTTTCCGGCGCTCGAGGGGGCGTTCGACTACTCGAAGAAGGCGCCTCTGATCCTCCTAGGCGGCTATCAGACCCCGGAGGCCATCCGGCGGATAGGTCTGAGCCGGCTGGCCGGCTGGCTCAAAAAACGTGGCTGCCGGAACAGTGCCAAGATGGCCGAGAAGGCACTGATAGCCGCGAACTCCCAGCACACGGTCCTGCCAACACAATCGACCGGCTCTGCCCTGGCTGTCCGGCTGGCCGAGCAGATCAGCGCCATTGACGCAGAGATCGACGACGTCGATACCCAGATCACCAACCTGTTCCACCAACACGACAGCGCCGACGTTCTACTAAGCATGCCCGGGTTCGGGCCGGTTCTCGCGGCGACTTTCCTCGCGAATATCGGCGGTAACCTCAAGGGGTTCGACAACGTCGACCGCCTCGCCAGCGTCGCAGGCCTGGCCCCGGTCCCACGCGATTCCGGACGCATCAGCGGAAATCTGCATCGGCCACGCCGCTTCAACCGCAGACTTCTCCGGACCTGCTACCTTGCCGCGCTCTCCAGCCTGAAAAACAGTCCCGCATCCAGAACCTACTACGACCGGAAACGCAGCGAGGGAAAGTCTCACAAACAGGCCCTCATTGCCCTCGCCAGACGCCGCATGAACGTCCTCTGGGCCATGCTCCGCGACCACACCATCTACCAGGAACCGATGGCCAGAATCAGCGCTCAAGCAGCTTGA
- a CDS encoding Mur ligase family protein — protein sequence MLYFSIPLGKLVRRVSRLRGGGSALPGLVVEKIDPGFMRRTLSTLPHGVAVVSGTNGKTTTTKMVVELLESQGLKVFTNRTGSNFTRGVAAALLGEVDWRGRLDADVAVLELDEAHAVHFVNSVPPRYSLLLNVLRDQLDRFGEIDKTAQLLQHVAAKTTGTVVLNREDPRVARIADTLTGQEVRYFGLDDSLLSTFPNDDDMRAAPGSPVPSALPAKPPADVVLRRVGPDTADFEYDGVTVTTGMRLRGVYNIFNAAAALSLARSICGGGAATADHATLLTALSQVEPAFGRGESLTVDGQPLDLVLVKNPSGFRLGLKSFPAGGYATMIAINDNYADGRDMSWLWDVDFDSLRNGGVDQLSGSRAYDMALRLQYDEVPVGAVQPDIAPALADFIHEAKGRPKRIFCTYTAMLAIRRELSKITTVEVVS from the coding sequence ATGCTTTACTTCAGTATTCCGCTCGGCAAGCTGGTCCGCCGGGTCTCCCGGCTCAGGGGCGGCGGTTCTGCCCTGCCCGGGCTGGTGGTCGAAAAAATTGATCCCGGCTTCATGCGGCGGACCCTGTCCACCCTCCCGCACGGGGTGGCGGTGGTGAGCGGAACCAACGGGAAAACCACCACCACCAAAATGGTGGTGGAGCTCCTGGAGAGCCAGGGCCTGAAGGTCTTCACCAACCGCACGGGCAGCAACTTCACCCGCGGCGTGGCAGCGGCCTTGCTCGGCGAAGTCGACTGGCGCGGCAGGCTCGATGCCGACGTCGCGGTCCTTGAGCTGGACGAGGCCCACGCCGTGCACTTCGTCAACAGCGTTCCGCCGCGCTACAGCCTCCTCCTGAACGTTCTGCGCGACCAGCTTGACCGTTTCGGTGAGATCGACAAGACGGCCCAGCTCCTGCAGCACGTTGCCGCCAAAACGACGGGAACCGTGGTGCTGAACCGGGAAGACCCCCGGGTGGCCCGCATCGCGGACACGCTGACCGGGCAGGAGGTCAGGTACTTCGGCCTGGACGATTCCCTCCTGAGCACCTTCCCCAACGACGACGACATGCGGGCAGCGCCCGGAAGCCCTGTTCCGTCAGCACTGCCTGCAAAACCGCCTGCCGACGTCGTCCTCCGGCGGGTGGGGCCGGACACAGCCGATTTCGAGTACGACGGCGTCACCGTCACCACCGGGATGAGGCTGCGCGGCGTCTACAACATCTTCAACGCGGCTGCAGCGCTGAGCCTCGCCCGCAGTATTTGCGGCGGAGGCGCTGCAACTGCCGACCACGCGACATTGCTCACGGCGCTGTCCCAGGTGGAGCCGGCGTTCGGACGCGGCGAAAGCCTCACGGTGGACGGCCAGCCCCTTGACCTGGTCCTGGTGAAGAACCCCAGCGGCTTCCGGCTTGGCCTCAAGTCGTTCCCGGCAGGCGGCTACGCCACCATGATCGCCATCAACGACAACTACGCTGACGGCCGCGACATGTCCTGGCTCTGGGATGTGGATTTCGATTCGCTCCGCAATGGCGGCGTGGACCAGCTGAGCGGCTCCCGCGCCTATGACATGGCCCTGCGGCTGCAGTACGACGAAGTCCCGGTCGGCGCCGTCCAGCCGGACATCGCCCCGGCCCTTGCCGACTTCATCCACGAAGCCAAGGGCAGGCCGAAGCGGATCTTCTGCACCTACACAGCAATGCTGGCCATCCGGCGCGAGCTGTCCAAAATCACCACAGTGGAGGTGGTCTCATGA
- the ruvA gene encoding Holliday junction branch migration protein RuvA codes for MISFLRGIVAHVGLSTAVIDLNGAGMSVNATPQTLSRLRTGEEGKLFTSLIVREDSLTLFGFASDDEREVFDVLLSVSGVGPRLALAVLAVHEPEAIRVAAHTGDSKTFTKVPGIGPKVAGRIVLELAGKLVPHGTAGAQATATPAEAAWKPQVVAAMTSLGWSEKDATTSIEKALADEPEVSFRGNVPEILRTTLRWLGQDGARAGNRVGSRG; via the coding sequence TTGATCAGTTTCCTCCGCGGAATTGTTGCCCACGTTGGTCTGTCCACGGCCGTGATCGACCTCAACGGGGCGGGCATGAGCGTCAATGCCACTCCGCAGACCCTCAGCCGCCTCCGTACCGGGGAGGAAGGCAAGCTGTTCACGTCCCTGATCGTGCGTGAGGATTCGCTGACCCTCTTCGGCTTCGCGTCCGACGACGAACGTGAAGTATTCGACGTCCTGCTCAGTGTCAGCGGGGTTGGCCCGCGGCTCGCCCTGGCGGTGCTAGCGGTCCACGAACCCGAAGCCATCCGGGTGGCAGCGCACACGGGGGACAGCAAAACGTTTACAAAGGTGCCAGGGATCGGCCCAAAGGTAGCCGGACGGATTGTCCTGGAGCTCGCGGGGAAGCTGGTACCGCACGGCACTGCGGGCGCCCAGGCCACAGCCACCCCCGCCGAAGCTGCGTGGAAGCCGCAGGTGGTGGCAGCTATGACCAGCCTTGGCTGGTCCGAAAAGGACGCCACGACGAGTATCGAGAAAGCTCTGGCGGACGAGCCCGAGGTTTCCTTCCGCGGCAATGTGCCGGAAATCCTGCGAACCACGCTCCGCTGGCTTGGCCAGGATGGTGCGCGGGCGGGAAACCGGGTAGGCAGCCGTGGCTGA
- the ruvC gene encoding crossover junction endodeoxyribonuclease RuvC — MTLRVLGVDPGLTRCGIGVVDVERNRRATMVAVGVVGTSPEETLDRRLLVIALAIDEWLDLYEPHVLAVERVFSQLNVSTVMGVAQASGVVIAAAARRGIPVALHTPSEVKAAVTGSGTSNKEAVTKLVTKILRLDAPPRPADAADALALAITHAWRAGSGASVATTGPGSSSLTPAQRAWADAEAKARRGR, encoded by the coding sequence GTGACGCTGCGCGTCCTGGGAGTTGACCCCGGGCTTACCCGCTGCGGCATTGGCGTAGTCGACGTCGAACGGAACCGGCGGGCAACCATGGTTGCCGTCGGGGTGGTGGGCACCTCCCCGGAGGAAACCCTGGACCGGAGGCTGCTGGTGATCGCCCTGGCCATCGATGAGTGGCTCGACCTCTACGAACCCCATGTCCTGGCGGTCGAGCGGGTGTTCTCGCAGCTCAATGTCAGCACCGTGATGGGCGTGGCGCAGGCGTCCGGCGTGGTGATCGCCGCCGCAGCCCGCCGCGGAATCCCGGTGGCGCTTCACACGCCGTCGGAAGTAAAAGCCGCCGTCACGGGCAGCGGAACCTCCAACAAGGAGGCAGTGACAAAATTGGTCACCAAGATCCTCCGGCTGGACGCACCGCCGCGACCGGCGGACGCCGCCGATGCCCTGGCACTTGCCATCACCCACGCGTGGCGCGCCGGAAGCGGTGCCTCCGTAGCGACCACCGGGCCCGGCAGTTCCTCGCTGACGCCCGCCCAAAGGGCCTGGGCTGACGCCGAAGCGAAGGCGCGCCGCGGACGGTGA